The following is a genomic window from Vicia villosa cultivar HV-30 ecotype Madison, WI unplaced genomic scaffold, Vvil1.0 ctg.000348F_1_1, whole genome shotgun sequence.
ttCGGAGAGGGTATATAAGGCTCCACTTCTACGTGAACCTCTAGAGGAGTGATCCTTGGAACAACAGGTGTGTCAGATGGATATGGTATGCCAAACTCGacgactcggtcataaatccatttaaagtaAAGATCTGAAGGAGTATGGACCCTTGTTCCCAAATCTCTTGCACCTACCTTTTTTACTTcgtaccaagctttaatgaaaCGCTTCTTCTTTTCGGTTGTACCTGAACCATAGTCAAAACtttccgcactaagatatatggagcgaGGCTTGTCTTTCAAatcaaaaccaaactgatgtcgagcaagtATAGGATTATAAGTAATTCCTCCTTGGGTGCCAAGAAGAGGAACATTAGGAAACTCTCCACAGTGATCAAATAACTGAACTCCCTCGAACTCTTTTGGATACCAAATGATGTCATCATACGAAAGTTTCATAATCCTCTGAATCCAAGTCGAACCCTCTTTATTCTTTATTGCTGATTggggtaagtgagaaataaaccacttatgcaaaaGGGGAATGCATCCTAGAACACAACCTCGTCTCTTTGTCACTCTGGCATCAATGGAATGtaataaatcaccaagtagagtaggaacaggattcttgctaaggaagattttgatagcagccctatcaacaactttgtcgcaaCGGTGAAACAGAACTTGTCGATATATCAACAGagttagaacactttccaaggcatCCACGCTTAGAGCTTCAGCAAAGATCTTGGCTTTCTCGCATAAGAAATCCACGGGTATTCCAGAATAGTCTCTTTTATTGATCCAAACctcgttgatttctgatcttggcaggtgtaaagcagcagcaatgtcttccaacttaggacctccttcctcaccaTTGTAAGGGATTTGATAAGGTATGGGGATGTCCATTATATGAGAAAATTCTTCCAACGtaggtaccagttgaaaatctttataagtaaaacaatggagaaggggatcataaaactgcatcatagagttgaggagagcttcatccactttggttcgcGTTAAGCTTATCAGTTTGTTGAGAGGCTCAGAAAGAACGAGAgaaccagtaatatcatcacaTAAGAGTCTCAATGTAAtaggtactttcttgaaattGAGGAAGAAAGGCTTTCGGATGAGAATTCCCATATtcaaataacctacaaaacaaattatggttaaaagacCTTCTTCTCCTTGAGATGGGTTAgtcatgtcatgaatgcatgtatgcatgatgcatcacagaaaaacaaatccacacaaatcacacaattttttggcttaaggcttgcatggagtctgatcaggtgtccttcccaagggtatttctatagataaggagatttcagcaacaggttctataagttatccagaattgtcagcccttctaaagcaccctcggacatgatgcattttcaccatgcaatgatactttgagagagaacctatctgaattgtagcatcgggtagcgactagttcttaacatttgtcaagagtagtccccccactacattcctaaaggccaggatgggttaagggtaactaaaggtccacTACACCAAAATGGACTTTAGACAGCGcaccttagacagcgcttttatataaaagcgctgctataagtaaaataaaaaaataaaacacggaAACTGTTCACGAAAATGAGAAAAAGCGCTTCTAAAAGGGCgaccttagacagcgcttttgaaaagcgcttctaaaagggttgctttagaaagcgctttacaaaagcgctggtAAAAGACCACATTAgccagcgctttcaaaaagcgctgctaaaggtcaCTCTTAAGAAAGCTCTTAGGCcattagtttataaaaaataaaataaaactcaaaatCCCTAATTCTCAAAAACTGTTTTTCCTTCTTCCCTAATTCTCAGACGATTGCGACCTCCTCCCTCCGCCAAATTCTTCCTCCTCCCTCCGATTGCTACTCCCTCCTCCTCCCTCCGACTGCTCTCCGGCCATATCGACCACCTCCACGAGCTTCATTCTTTTCACCTCAAAACCAAAACTCTTACTCAATTCCACtctcaattagggttttcttcataACCTCATTACATAAATGATGGGAATTCGGCCTCAACAATCGTCTGTAGAAGAAGAGGACGAGGACCTTCTAGGTTGTGGAACTACGTTTTCCGGCCTATCAGGCTCCACCAGCAGGAGTGTAGGTTTGCCGTCTTCTGAGACTGCGGCTGGTGACAACGCTGGTCTCAAATTCGACTTGTCTTTTTCTATAATTTCAATTTGTGGAGGCATCTGCATCAAGCTAAAGGCTAAGTTAAATTTTTGAGGTCAATATTAGTTTAAACTGACAAGGTGAATGGTTTAGATGTTTTAAAAAGAGTTGGTCCAGTAGTTTTGAATTTTAGGTACTAAGTTTGGGGAATTGTCTCTATGTTTGATGTATATATTATTCTAATTTGGTGGTCTTAATGTTTAGTATTGATAGAGTGTTTAGGATGGTCCACTTCATGCATGAGAGGCTTCTGGTTCCTTCTACACCATTCCACTTCCTGCACATGGTGCTGCCGGTTCTTCCCGCACAGTACCACCAGTACTTTGGCACATTGGCTCCTTCTGTACCATGGTAATCTATTCAATGAAACACGATTTTCTGCTTTGTTCAACATATGttattttgtttttctcttctctttttttgttgAACTTTAAAGGCACATGGAGGTACATACATCCATGATTTCTATTGTTCCGTTGTTTGACTCTAATAACGATCAACATTTTCAATATAATCGGACCTTGCATCAAATACTGGACTGGAAGCATGAGCCGTAACAAGCAGGATGCACTGTCATGGATCTCAATACATATGCGGTTGATAATGAACATTGTACTGCTGTAAAGGAAGGAGGGGAAGCGTTGAAAGAGGAAGAATTGAGTATATCAGAGGAGTCTCTCAGAGATTCTAAGCGCAAATCTTCAACAATATCAGAAGCTCCTCATCCTCGCGATGCCAAGAAACTGAAGATATGGTAAGCCATCTCATCTTATCTTAGTTTTGTTTTCGTATTTCTCAATTATTAAATGGTATTGATTTTAGGATTATTATGAAGGCTGAAAATTGAGTTGAACAGTGAGCATGTCATTGACAAAACATGTAAAGTCATAAGTTATTATGTTTACCCTGTCAATATTCCAAATTCTATTATCTCATGCACAATTGCAGGTTTGTGCTCATTTGTTTCTATTACACATTGTAGAATATAGTATTAGTCATTGGCCTAATTTTTGTATTACACTTTTGACAGTTGTGTACTGGAAGGAGTGAAATGGGTAATCAGAGCCGACAAGGACAGGAAGATCAAATTTTGCTGCATCTAGTCTAATGCTGCTAAGCCATATTTGAGAGCATCCTGTTATGAAAGTGGCTAGAACAGAGCTCCTACTGGATAATCCTGATATTTTAGAGGGTGTGGATGATCTTATACAGCTTAGCTATTTGAATGAGCCCTCGGTTGTTCACAATCTTCAGTTTAGATATGATATATGTATGTCTGCTGCCATTGCTTGTTTTTTATTCATATGATTATCTATGTATGTATTCTCATATTCTACTTTTGCTTTCTGTATGTAGAGTAAAGCAGGCCCAATTTTAGTTGCCCTCAATCCCTTCAAATATGTACAAATTTATGGAAACGAGTATGTCTCTGCTTATAGAAATAAGTCTCTTGATCCTCGCGTTTATGCCATGGTAGATGCAGCTTATAACGAGATGATAGGAGGTACATGatatttctctttctttctccttTTTTGAAATCGTTAGAACGTATTTGTATTGTATGATAAATGATATGTTTATAAAGGTTTTCTGTTTACGTGTTGTTCATTGCAGATGAAGTAAATCAGTCCATTATCATAAGGTCAGAATTCAATACATCAAAGGCTCTTTTTGTATATGTTCCTGAAATTGATAGCATCAAAAATTTGTTGTAAAAAAAGTAGATATAGTCACTTGAAAACATGTTAATAATCACGGTTACAAATTTGTTTACAGTGGCGAGAGTGGAGCTAGGAAAACCGAAATAGCAAAAATTGCAATGCAATACTTAGCTGCTCTTGGTGGTGGAAGTTGTGGGATAGAAAATGAAGTTCTTCAGACTAATGTTATACTAGAAGCATTTGACAATGCAAAAACATCTAGGAATGACAACTCTAGCAGATTTGTGAGTTTTTGTTTCTTTTCAATTCAATCTTCCCTTTACTTTTCTGAATGTTGTGTAGCAGTTATAGCGATACTGAAGCATTATAGAGTAATGGAATTAATCACTATTGTCATGCGATACACTGTTTAGTACAACTTGTTGTCAGGTAGAGGCTATTGTAGCAGCATTTTAACAAACAACTATTTTTTGTGATCTACAATTGACTACATTGGTGGAAAATTTTATGGATGGTACCTAATGGCTGAGcagtttaattatttttcaattttaatttggtGCAGGGGAAGTTGATTGAAATTCATTTCAGTGCTACAGGAAAAATGTGTGGGGCTAAAATTCAAACCTGTAAGCATGTTCACGTGAAATATGTTTCCTAAAGTTTGTTCTTTTGTGAtatccattttttttatttattaagtcTACTGACTCGACTTATTCTGATTTTCGTATGCCGATTCCCATATACGAACATAAACAGTTCTATTAGAAAAGGTAACTTGTAGTTCTAATTTGAACAGACATTTTCAACGTGGAAATTTGTTGACACCGATATCTGCATGCGAAGGCATAAAttacattttccttttaatttcttCATCATCTTAACTGAGCTAGCTCAGACATATAATTACTCTAAATCATATGCTTGATGCGGTATTGTGGCTGGGAAATAAATCATTCcaagataatgataatgataatcaCATTGAAGTGGTGAACGATGAAGATTGGATAAATAGTTATATATGAATGTGGAATATTATATGTGAATTATTGCCTCTTATTGCAAGTATTCTTGGCCCATATTATGTCACCCATAAAACAATGAATTAATTGCCACACATGATTTAATTCGATTACTTTTTATAATCTTTTTTTGCTATTGATATTTTTTGCCTTTACGTAATTATACTAAGCCTTTTATAGAAGCATTCTTTAAAGTATGCCCCATGGTCTGTGCACTGCTGAAACCATGATGAATGCTTAAATTATGTTGCATGCTCGAACACTCAGGGAATGGATTATAGCTTCCTAGAGGTAAGTGAAGTTTTAAAGGTATTTGATCAGTAATTGTAGTAAAATGTTGGTTCTGGTATCCTGCTATTTCTTCCATATTTTTTTTGTAGAGATTTGTCAATAGGATATAGGGGTTTTACTCTTTGGGCTTTGTTTGGATAAACAAGTTAATTAAGGGCTTAACATATATGTGTATGTATAGACTATCtctataacaaaaaataaaatgaaatcaaaCTCTTTCCAGATAAGCTATGAGCTATTTTTTTGACCCTTTTTTTATATGTTGTTTATAGTCTGCAGTGCTGTAGGAGTGTTTCCTTTATCCCTACAATATGGTTTCTAAGTAGTTGAGAAGTATGTGATTTCTTATTCTGTTGATGGCAGTTCTATTGAAAAGTTCAATCTATTCAttgtatttactttttttttgttttatatgatTGACAAGACATTATTCAATGTTCATATGTTTGGGTTTTTATATCCTGAATTTCTTTTGTGAAGGTTTGTGAAGATGtatattgatgttgttgttgtttcaaaTTTTATATTGAAGCTACAAATTTGTTTCAAGTTTATGAAATTTTGGTGCAAATTCTGGTAAAAACCTGGTGCAAAAATGGTGAAAATCTGGTGCATATATGCTGATTTATAATAGGCAGCGCTTTGTTTTAAGTGAAAACAATTTTTATATGGGGAGAATAGACAGCGCTTTTAATAAAAAGAGCTGCCTAAAGTTGAGGAATGCGAGACAGCACTTTTAATGAAAAGTGCTGTCTAAAGTGGAGGAAAGCGCTGCCTAAATGGGGGAATAGACAGCGCTTTTAtagaaaagcgctgtctaaaggggccctttagcagcgctttttaaaaaaaaggGCTGGCTAAAGGGgatctttagcagcgctttcaaggTGGAAAAAAGCGTTGTCTTTACCTATAGCAGCGGTGgaatagacagcgctttaaagcgctgcctaaagccaaaaaaagcgctgtctaaggtcTTGTTTGGCGTAgtggtccttgagctccggcgcacccacagacacatacatagacctccctcacttgagaaaggtgtgcatatgctatggagtcctaactcaagtgtgaacttcatattgactcatctcccacatatgtgaaagaggtcgccatgactatgccactcctaatcttaagtgttcttgaatccgggagtaggattcgtccttcagttaattcccaaaacgcccctgaaaaataaaacaaacaaagcaaacaatagaaaacaattaagtgaatcctatacttttaaggtaacccctcttttattcggaaaatccccagcagagttgccagttctgtaatacggtgaactgactttattgaaatgtctcggtaagcaagagtcgccaccgacttttattttatccaaattaatttagaaaggctaaaagaacaggaaaaaccttttaaataaaataggtttcggggggtaattatgcaaagggaaggtgtaaggcaccctttgcatccatggttttccatgggctcttaattgctttgctctttgttttcagaaatgtagaagaaaaagaatagggactttagctcgtaaatgagcgtagcccttttgaaggtttatgagaaagaatatgaaaaaaaaattagagcAAGTCAAAGCAATTAAGGgtaattaccttatagtttgaaaaaggagttcttttagcctttcagggtgaaagggtctatccttgccataattgggcaggaagcctttcatttggaggttgaagggtcatcgagggttcgttcgccataagattgtcccatgccatagggaggcaggtagtctaagggaagaatcagaatagcctttttgtaggcagccagaggatacctcagccttttcgtaggcaattTCCGAGagtcgagatcatgtgtatcgaaggcagcatcattagggaccatgatcttaaatcgaggcaacatgactgaggtatcctcgtattcgagggactggctattctgcaaaaaacacaaggcaacaggcaacaaggcaacaggcaacaaagaggttaccccaaaaatgtgcgtgtgtgcaccaatcacgtgatcagtttcagatatttatcttatagttaagtgattctagattcgattcaaagttatcactccctaaaattactaaccacagcaattaataattaaagcaataacgggagagggaaattgaaaccagcggagggagagggaaattgaaaccagcggaataataaacaattaagtctaacataagtaataattagggtttagggttaccgactacgcaaagctttggcatttggAAAACCCTGCAAggcgggaaaaatggcaaacaaaaaaaaCAGGGTGAGTGCATAATCGATTCGGAGGCaaacacggctaaccctaaaaataaagaataaagaaatttaaaataaataaagtaaaataggcacttagctttgaatttgatctgatatggttggcgggaagcctcggggttaaccctgaaaaagtgaaaaaaatggcaaacagaaatagggtgagtgcattatcagttcggaggcgaacattgctaaccctaaaaataaaaagataaagaaattcaaaataaataacatataagtacttagctttgaatttgatctgacatggttggcggtcggaggaagcctcggggttaaccctgaaaatggcGAAGGCAGAaaaggtgaatgtatgcacagtttcAAAAGAGGTTTAAAAggtaaaccctaaaaataaaaggaaacaaaatagactttgaaatttaaatgaatacttagcttcgtatttgacgtggcgcgtagtcggagtgtattcgtagagtaaccctgaaaaaggcacagaaaaacagATATTTTCAGTGTATGGACTGATCGttttaaaccctgattagggtacgaattaaataagaaatacgaacgatttaattaattatcggtcttgcgacctaattatttaaatcgggataagaaaataaaatcgagtgtaaaaataatttttatgaattttttgaaatttaaataaaaataaatatgaatttttagaggtttttaataattaaaccaatttaaatctattttacaaataatatatctattaaatattatataaaataaataaataataagtattaaaatgtttttataaaGTTTTTATATAGTTTATACACATACAAAACAAatttatttgaagaaaaataatatatatgtattattaaaaaaaatagaaaaggctatgtaattaaaaataaaaaaaattggaaaatacttAACTTTTGATTCAGTGTGGCGCACCAGGGGAGGAATATGGTGAACCTGCATCTCCAAATGCGTTGGATCATAAGCTGGAACAATCTGATGGTTAATAGGTTGAGGGCGCACCACCTTTGTGTGAACCATGACACACTGGATCCAACTTTGGGCAAAAAGAAAAAGGCGCGCAAACACATTCAAACGGGCCAATCGTAGGACGACACCTGGTCGTCTTCTTCACCCAAAATTGTTGCAGATCCTTTTACACCGCTGTTTTATGGAGAGTTGTAGAAACTCTATCTTTTACACATGTTCAACCACAAACCAACACATACGCATACAGAAAATAAAAAGTGAAACCACCACTGGCTTCGTCTTGGCCATGCGAACGTTCCTGTACCAGTTTCACACCCTGATTTGCACTAAATTAAAAAACCCCAATTTTAAGAacatgaaccctaacatggcatgtTCTTCATATCAGCACCAAAACataattaaacatccagaatTGTTCAGTATATCACATagaacaaatatatgcaattagatTTGATTATGGATGCGTGTTTTATGCaaatcaaagagaaaaagaaaagcaaaCCGTGAAGCTTTTAGAGGTTGATTCGGAGTGTTTGGCTTGCGTGTGACAATTGGAATAGCTTCAGTGACGTCCAAGGAACGTATTGGAACCGATCAAACGCCTTGAATTGATTTGTAATGCAGAATTGTAGTTTGAAATTTTTGGTGAACTTTGAACTCGGGTTTTGGATTCTATGGCTGCAAATTAGTGAACCCTAACATCTGGCTCTGTTCATGTACTTATAGAGGAGATATTAGGTTAAAAAAATTGGCTTGAATCCTTTTAAATCTTTGATTGCCAttagagaaaatttgattgaaaaatctttCTAATTATGGACAAATTTTGATCCAATTATTCCATATGAGATATGCACGAAATTTGATAGGTTTTTGATTTGCATaaagattg
Proteins encoded in this region:
- the LOC131627071 gene encoding myosin-4; this translates as MSPRLFTIFSLDMIYSKAGPILVALNPFKYVQIYGNEYVSAYRNKSLDPRVYAMVDAAYNEMIGDEVNQSIIISGESGARKTEIAKIAMQYLAALGGGSCGIENEVLQTNVILEAFDNAKTSRNDNSSRFGKLIEIHFSATGKMCGAKIQTCKHVHVKYVS